From Candidatus Poribacteria bacterium, a single genomic window includes:
- a CDS encoding peptidase S16: MTDDHADTVTMRLFPLRMVLFPRMTIPLHVFEERYRLMIGECIEQEAPFGVVLIERGREVGGTASVYGVGTTARITHVERFPDGKMDILAVGEHRFQLTSFFQHEPYPAGRVRIVPLPKTTLDDAELTPLVSSVRDSYARYSRLMGELEDSWEPSDALPKTPVELAYEIAATSALSETAKQRLLSESDLGALLRTEQEMIDRQNYENSALLAARRGISQRERRFGKMKSPFRLN, from the coding sequence ATGACCGACGACCACGCCGACACCGTCACGATGCGGCTCTTCCCACTTCGCATGGTCCTCTTCCCGCGCATGACGATTCCGCTCCATGTGTTCGAGGAGCGATACCGGCTCATGATCGGGGAGTGCATCGAGCAGGAAGCCCCGTTCGGCGTCGTGCTGATCGAGCGCGGACGAGAAGTTGGCGGCACCGCCAGCGTCTACGGCGTCGGTACCACGGCGCGCATCACGCACGTCGAGCGCTTCCCGGACGGCAAGATGGACATCCTCGCCGTCGGAGAGCATCGGTTCCAACTGACGAGCTTCTTCCAGCACGAACCGTACCCGGCAGGACGTGTTCGGATCGTTCCTCTGCCGAAGACCACGCTCGATGACGCAGAGCTGACCCCGCTGGTCAGCTCCGTCCGCGACTCCTATGCTCGCTACTCGCGTCTGATGGGCGAGCTCGAAGACAGTTGGGAGCCCTCCGACGCGCTGCCCAAGACGCCCGTGGAGCTCGCCTACGAGATCGCGGCGACTTCGGCGTTGTCGGAGACCGCCAAGCAGCGCCTGCTCTCGGAGAGCGACCTGGGTGCGCTGCTGCGGACAGAGCAAGAGATGATCGACCGGCAGAACTACGAGAACAGCGCGCTCCTCGCCGCTAGACGCGGCATCTCCCAACGCGAACGGCGTTTCGGCAAGATGAAGTCGCCCTTCCGCCTCAACTGA
- a CDS encoding phosphopyruvate hydratase → MSRPFELEITDVVGREILDSRGNPTVEVDVVVEDEVLGRAAVPSGASTGEYEAVELRDGNSARYGGKGVQNAVAHVNEQIADALIGFNALEQVTIDQVLLELDGTENKGGLGANAILGVSLAVAKAAANGLGVPLYQYIGGSLAHELPLPMMNIVNGGAHADNNVDLQEFMVMPAGASSFSEALRMGVEVFHALKSVLKKRGYNTSVGDEGGFAPDLKSNEEALQVIIEGIEQAGYAPGTDILLALDPATSELYKNGKYVLQAEAKPEKSAEEMVAFWVDLVDRYPIISIEDGMAENDWDGWRLLTEAIGDRVQLVGDDLFVTNTKRLREGIERGIANSILVKVNQIGTLTETLEAIQMATRAGYTSVISHRSGETEDTTIADIAVATNAGQIKTGSLCRTDRIAKYNQLLRIEEELGSRALFRGREVFSNLA, encoded by the coding sequence ATGAGCAGGCCCTTTGAACTCGAAATCACCGATGTCGTGGGTCGCGAGATCCTCGACTCGCGCGGCAACCCAACGGTCGAAGTGGACGTCGTCGTCGAAGATGAGGTTCTCGGCAGAGCCGCCGTCCCGTCCGGCGCCTCGACCGGCGAGTATGAGGCGGTCGAGCTGCGTGACGGGAATTCCGCCCGGTATGGCGGCAAGGGTGTGCAGAACGCCGTGGCGCACGTCAACGAGCAGATCGCCGACGCCCTCATTGGCTTCAATGCGCTCGAACAGGTGACCATCGACCAGGTGCTCCTGGAACTCGACGGGACGGAGAACAAGGGTGGTCTAGGAGCCAATGCCATTCTCGGCGTCTCGCTCGCCGTCGCCAAAGCAGCAGCCAACGGCTTAGGCGTCCCGCTCTACCAATACATCGGCGGGTCGCTCGCCCACGAGCTCCCTCTGCCTATGATGAACATCGTCAACGGGGGTGCGCACGCCGACAACAACGTCGATCTGCAGGAGTTCATGGTGATGCCGGCAGGCGCTTCGTCCTTTTCCGAAGCGCTGCGCATGGGCGTCGAGGTCTTCCACGCGCTCAAGTCGGTGCTGAAGAAGCGCGGGTACAACACGTCCGTCGGCGACGAGGGCGGATTCGCACCCGATCTCAAGTCGAACGAAGAGGCGCTCCAGGTCATCATCGAGGGCATCGAGCAGGCGGGTTACGCTCCCGGCACCGACATCCTCCTGGCACTGGACCCCGCGACGAGCGAGCTCTACAAGAACGGCAAGTACGTCCTGCAGGCGGAAGCAAAGCCGGAGAAGTCCGCCGAGGAGATGGTCGCCTTCTGGGTAGACCTCGTCGATCGGTACCCGATCATCTCCATCGAGGACGGCATGGCGGAGAACGACTGGGACGGCTGGCGGTTGCTGACGGAAGCCATCGGAGACCGCGTCCAGCTCGTCGGCGACGACCTCTTCGTGACCAACACGAAGCGGCTTCGTGAGGGCATCGAGCGGGGCATCGCCAACTCGATCCTGGTCAAGGTGAACCAGATCGGGACGCTCACCGAGACGCTCGAAGCGATTCAGATGGCGACGCGAGCCGGCTACACGTCCGTCATCTCGCACCGTTCCGGCGAGACGGAGGACACGACGATCGCCGATATCGCCGTGGCGACGAACGCGGGACAGATCAAGACCGGCTCGCTGTGCCGCACGGACCGGATCGCCAAGTACAACCAGCTCCTGCGGATCGAGGAGGAACTCGGTTCCCGCGCCCTGTTCCGGGGCAGGGAAGTGTTCTCCAACTTAGCCTAG
- a CDS encoding phytanoyl-CoA dioxygenase family protein — translation MTDQERYLFDLQGYLVIPEALSAEQLSALNAILDEYIARECAPDMTTKRFGGMLHWGDVYRDLIDNPSVVPYLEETLGSRFRLDHVYLDVIRSGKGPIGTILHGGGTPFDPSQYYRYADGRMYNGLSVVAYNLKTIHPGDGGFGCVPGSHKSNYRFPNEWRDLETLHPRVDCVTGPAGTAVLFTEALTHGTLPWRGADERRTVFFKYSPHAVSWSARYFDWQEFEGLTDRQKAILEGPNARYGGRPTDPLAERRG, via the coding sequence GTGACCGACCAGGAGCGGTATCTGTTCGACCTGCAGGGGTATCTCGTCATCCCGGAGGCGTTGTCGGCGGAGCAGCTCTCAGCTCTCAATGCGATCCTGGATGAGTACATCGCACGAGAGTGCGCTCCCGACATGACGACCAAACGGTTCGGCGGGATGCTCCATTGGGGTGATGTCTACCGAGACCTCATCGACAACCCGAGCGTCGTGCCGTATCTCGAAGAGACGCTCGGATCACGGTTTCGCCTCGACCACGTCTACCTCGATGTCATCCGGTCGGGGAAGGGGCCCATCGGGACGATCCTTCACGGCGGCGGCACGCCATTCGATCCGTCGCAGTACTATCGTTACGCCGATGGGCGGATGTACAACGGGCTGTCGGTGGTCGCCTACAACCTGAAGACGATTCATCCGGGCGACGGCGGGTTCGGATGCGTGCCGGGAAGCCACAAGAGCAACTACCGGTTCCCGAACGAGTGGCGCGACCTCGAAACGCTGCATCCGCGCGTCGACTGCGTGACGGGTCCGGCAGGAACTGCCGTCCTCTTCACGGAGGCGCTCACGCACGGCACGCTCCCTTGGCGAGGTGCGGACGAGCGACGGACGGTGTTCTTCAAGTACAGTCCGCACGCCGTCTCGTGGTCGGCACGGTACTTCGATTGGCAGGAGTTCGAGGGACTCACCGACCGTCAGAAGGCGATCCTGGAAGGACCCAACGCACGCTACGGCGGCAGACCCACCGATCCACTGGCGGAGCGTCGAGGCTAG
- a CDS encoding Gfo/Idh/MocA family oxidoreductase, with amino-acid sequence MSTLRVGYVGTGGNAQGHLKRLAAMEGVEIAACCDVSEERAKSSAATHGGQAYTDARKMLDEVEMEVCYFSLPPFAHEGVEIAAAERGLHIFVEKPVVMDVETGVATKEAIDRAGVFSCVGYQLRYNSNADGLRTFLADKRVTLAVSERWGGIAGGSTHWWRVMDKSGGMLHEQATHQLDLLRYFAGDIVEVTKLESLRVNTDQENHTIPDAEVVLLQYASGAIGYITTTSALTNGGGGSRIELVVEGHLRIQYADGVRVLPDGAATVPIPPTPQPTSIDDAFIQAIRTNDRSLVKSDYTDGLKTCLVTVAANQSAREGKPVRVTAV; translated from the coding sequence ATGTCAACGCTCAGAGTCGGTTACGTGGGAACCGGAGGCAACGCACAGGGACACCTGAAGCGCCTTGCAGCGATGGAGGGCGTCGAGATCGCCGCCTGCTGTGACGTGTCCGAGGAGCGCGCCAAGTCGTCTGCTGCCACGCACGGAGGCCAAGCCTACACGGACGCCAGAAAGATGCTCGACGAAGTCGAGATGGAGGTCTGCTACTTCTCGCTGCCGCCGTTCGCCCACGAGGGCGTCGAGATCGCGGCGGCAGAACGTGGGCTCCACATCTTCGTCGAGAAGCCGGTCGTCATGGATGTCGAGACGGGAGTAGCGACCAAGGAAGCCATCGACCGCGCCGGTGTGTTCTCGTGCGTCGGCTACCAGCTTCGGTACAACTCGAACGCCGACGGACTGAGGACATTCCTCGCCGACAAGCGCGTGACCCTTGCCGTTTCCGAGCGGTGGGGCGGCATCGCTGGCGGGTCCACGCACTGGTGGCGCGTCATGGATAAGTCGGGCGGGATGCTCCACGAGCAGGCGACGCATCAGCTCGACCTACTGCGCTACTTCGCCGGGGACATCGTCGAAGTGACGAAGCTAGAGTCGCTCCGCGTCAACACGGATCAGGAGAACCATACGATCCCGGACGCTGAGGTCGTGCTGCTACAATACGCGAGCGGAGCCATCGGGTACATCACGACGACGTCGGCGCTGACGAACGGCGGCGGCGGCTCGCGGATCGAGCTCGTCGTCGAGGGACATCTGCGCATCCAGTACGCCGATGGCGTGCGGGTCCTTCCTGACGGCGCGGCGACCGTGCCGATTCCGCCGACCCCCCAGCCAACATCCATCGACGACGCATTCATCCAGGCGATCCGCACAAACGACCGGTCGCTGGTCAAGTCGGACTACACGGACGGTCTGAAGACGTGCCTGGTGACGGTGGCGGCGAACCAGTCCGCGCGGGAAGGCAAGCCCGTCCGGGTGACCGCCGTCTGA
- the serS gene encoding serine--tRNA ligase: MLDLKWIRENPDLLLAALRRRHADDLIPEVERLLALDAQWREATVAYDTLRHEQNQVSKQIGVLKREKQDASDVIARMGQVAQELRAREEQVRQSRSEIDAILMVLPNVPHDSVPDGASAEDNPVVKTWGDVPSFSFEPKPHWDLGEQLGIIDLPRGSKLSGSGFPLYRGLGAKLQRSLVHLMLDIHTTEHGYTEFSPPFIVTRATMTGTGQLPKFEDELYRLARQGMDTDDIEGTAGAIAGDAFLIPTAEVPVTNIHSGEILDGSVLPLYYTAHTPCFRREAGAAGKDTRGILRVHQFEKVELVKVTSPDTSYDELGKMLADAERIVQRLELPYRVITLCTGDMGFQSAKTYDIEVWAAGQGRWLEVSSISNCTDFQSRRAEIRFRREEGERAELVHTLNGSGLALPRIVIALLENNQCEDGSVRLPKALQPYMGVERIAS, from the coding sequence ATGCTCGACCTCAAGTGGATCCGCGAGAACCCGGACCTCCTGCTCGCAGCGCTCCGACGGCGGCACGCCGACGACCTCATCCCGGAAGTCGAACGCCTGCTCGCTCTCGACGCTCAGTGGCGCGAGGCGACCGTCGCCTACGACACGCTCCGCCACGAGCAGAACCAGGTCTCCAAGCAGATCGGCGTCCTCAAGCGCGAGAAGCAGGACGCGAGCGACGTCATCGCGCGGATGGGGCAGGTCGCCCAGGAGCTCCGCGCCCGCGAGGAGCAGGTTCGCCAGTCTCGGTCTGAGATCGACGCCATCCTGATGGTCCTCCCGAACGTCCCGCACGACTCCGTCCCCGACGGCGCGTCGGCTGAAGACAACCCGGTCGTGAAGACTTGGGGCGACGTTCCGTCCTTCTCGTTCGAGCCCAAACCGCACTGGGACCTAGGCGAGCAGCTCGGAATAATCGACCTGCCGCGCGGCAGCAAGCTGTCAGGCAGCGGGTTCCCGCTATATCGAGGCCTTGGGGCGAAGCTCCAGCGGTCGCTCGTGCACCTCATGCTCGACATCCACACGACGGAGCATGGCTACACGGAGTTCAGCCCGCCCTTCATCGTGACCCGCGCGACGATGACCGGCACGGGCCAGCTACCGAAGTTCGAGGACGAGCTCTACCGGCTCGCCCGCCAGGGGATGGACACGGACGACATCGAAGGGACGGCGGGGGCCATCGCCGGAGATGCTTTCCTGATCCCGACTGCCGAGGTCCCTGTCACGAACATCCATTCGGGCGAAATCCTCGACGGTTCGGTCCTGCCGCTCTACTACACGGCACACACGCCCTGCTTCCGACGCGAGGCGGGCGCCGCCGGCAAGGACACCCGTGGCATCCTCCGCGTCCACCAGTTCGAGAAGGTGGAGTTGGTCAAGGTCACGTCGCCTGACACGTCCTATGACGAGCTGGGGAAGATGCTCGCCGACGCCGAGCGGATCGTTCAACGACTGGAGCTCCCCTACCGCGTCATCACACTGTGTACGGGCGATATGGGCTTCCAGTCGGCGAAGACGTACGACATCGAGGTCTGGGCCGCAGGCCAGGGCAGATGGCTCGAAGTGTCGTCCATCAGCAACTGCACCGACTTCCAGTCGCGGCGGGCTGAGATCCGGTTCCGACGCGAAGAAGGCGAACGCGCCGAGCTCGTCCACACGCTGAACGGCTCCGGGCTGGCGCTCCCGCGTATCGTCATCGCGTTGCTGGAAAACAACCAGTGCGAGGATGGAAGCGTGCGGCTCCCGAAGGCGCTCCAGCCGTACATGGGCGTCGAGCGCATCGCGTCGTAG
- a CDS encoding altronate dehydratase produces MPTFPLLDKALLLRLGDDVAVAREDLSAISLATPEGSEIDVRGSIPSGHKVALRNIVAGSPICKYGQTIGFAKSDIEAGSHVHVHNVGVRDFERDYNFGAEAKPVEPYAADRMRTFMGYERPDGRVGTRNYIAVISTVNCSASVSTYVADAFRGDRLTDFPNVDGILPITHKGGCGMAIGSEDYAQLQRTLAGFARHPNVFGYVLIGLGCEINQLEDLVANEGLLQIATTRKPPVTISIQGEGGIRKTIDAGVRAVEAMLPAANACRRTVQPISKIVIGAECGGSDAHSGITANPAVGACGDELVRYGGTHCISETPEMYGAEHILTARAVSEEVGKALVARIQWWENYTAMFGVEINNNPTPGNQAGGLTTIYEKSLGAIAKGGTTPLRAVYRYAEPMRESGFVIMDTPGYDPVSVTGMVAGGANVVLFTTGRGSVFGFKPVPSIKIATNTPLYEHMIDDMDIDAGVILSGTSVRDVGLQILDEVIAVASGKPSKSEAAGVGEAEFNPWNIGVTL; encoded by the coding sequence ATGCCGACCTTTCCGCTGCTCGACAAAGCCCTGTTGCTTCGGCTCGGCGATGACGTCGCCGTCGCTCGCGAAGACCTGTCCGCGATCAGCCTCGCGACGCCGGAAGGCTCCGAGATCGACGTGCGCGGCAGCATCCCATCGGGTCACAAGGTCGCCTTGAGGAACATCGTCGCCGGTTCGCCCATCTGCAAGTACGGCCAGACGATCGGCTTCGCCAAGTCGGACATCGAGGCGGGAAGCCACGTGCACGTCCACAACGTCGGCGTCCGCGACTTCGAGCGCGACTACAACTTCGGCGCGGAAGCGAAGCCTGTTGAGCCCTACGCAGCCGACCGAATGCGCACATTCATGGGCTATGAGCGGCCCGACGGACGCGTCGGGACCCGCAACTACATCGCGGTCATCTCAACCGTCAACTGCTCGGCGAGCGTGTCGACCTACGTCGCGGACGCATTTCGAGGGGATCGCCTGACGGACTTCCCCAACGTGGACGGCATCTTGCCCATCACGCACAAGGGCGGCTGCGGCATGGCAATCGGGTCCGAGGACTACGCGCAGCTTCAGCGGACACTCGCGGGCTTCGCCCGCCACCCCAACGTGTTCGGCTACGTCCTCATCGGGCTCGGGTGCGAGATCAACCAGCTCGAAGACCTGGTGGCGAACGAAGGGCTCCTGCAGATCGCCACGACTCGTAAGCCGCCCGTGACCATCTCGATCCAGGGCGAAGGGGGCATCCGCAAGACCATCGACGCTGGTGTCCGCGCCGTCGAGGCGATGCTGCCGGCGGCGAACGCTTGCCGCCGGACGGTTCAGCCCATCTCGAAGATCGTCATCGGAGCGGAGTGCGGCGGGTCCGACGCCCATTCGGGTATCACCGCGAATCCGGCCGTCGGCGCCTGCGGCGACGAGCTGGTGCGCTACGGCGGGACGCACTGCATCTCGGAGACCCCGGAGATGTACGGCGCGGAGCACATCCTGACGGCGCGCGCCGTCAGCGAAGAGGTCGGAAAGGCTCTCGTCGCACGGATCCAGTGGTGGGAGAACTACACGGCGATGTTCGGCGTCGAGATCAATAACAACCCGACGCCCGGGAACCAAGCCGGTGGATTGACGACCATCTACGAGAAGTCGCTGGGAGCCATCGCCAAGGGCGGCACGACTCCGCTGCGAGCCGTCTACCGCTACGCGGAACCCATGCGCGAGTCGGGGTTCGTCATCATGGACACGCCGGGCTACGATCCGGTCTCCGTGACCGGCATGGTCGCCGGAGGCGCGAATGTGGTCCTCTTCACGACGGGGCGCGGGAGCGTCTTCGGGTTCAAGCCAGTGCCGTCGATCAAGATCGCGACGAACACGCCGCTCTACGAGCACATGATCGACGACATGGACATCGATGCGGGCGTCATCCTCTCAGGCACGTCCGTGCGTGACGTCGGGCTACAGATCCTCGACGAGGTGATCGCGGTCGCTTCCGGCAAGCCCTCCAAGAGCGAAGCGGCAGGCGTCGGCGAGGCGGAGTTCAACCCCTGGAACATCGGTGTGACGCTGTAG
- a CDS encoding DUF4832 domain-containing protein, with product MMLGCHRWRCVPSRPRGACVAAMLWVALFIPLAPMATGETMRRVFAETDELLPNPGMGWQTFHRFADEDPNLGGLPSMSAYFRFYWRELEPVEGQIDFVHLDALLARARRAGQRLALRVMCAGTNEQEMYVPEWLRAKGCPGFSYQYEGQGPTHWVPDMDSPIFLDAHLGFIERLAERYDGHPDIDLLDIGTVGLWGEWHMSGTGVDVPSWATRRRIINAWMRAFPRMPKVMLIGDAEGLSYAAQNGCGWRADCLGDMGGFSKTWNHMEHFYRQQLERTMTRDVWRTAPVAFESCWDMRKWVGEGWDVGAIFDYALDLHASYVNNKSAPIPPDAKREVERLLRRLGYRIVIRSVEHPDAVYAGAALPIHMEWGNVGVAPPYRDDRVAVRLRNTSSTHVAVTTLGPPVRGWTPGTIHLDIRLSVPEDAPAGDYALEIALLPPDSQEPVIRLANEGRQSDGWYCVGAVRVAERPVER from the coding sequence ATGATGCTGGGCTGTCACCGGTGGCGCTGCGTGCCGTCGCGTCCTCGCGGAGCGTGCGTCGCGGCGATGCTGTGGGTTGCGCTGTTCATTCCGCTCGCGCCAATGGCGACTGGGGAGACCATGAGGAGAGTGTTCGCCGAGACCGACGAACTGTTGCCCAACCCCGGTATGGGCTGGCAAACCTTCCACCGGTTCGCCGACGAGGACCCCAACCTCGGCGGACTACCGTCCATGTCCGCCTACTTTCGGTTCTACTGGCGCGAGCTGGAGCCCGTCGAAGGTCAGATCGACTTCGTCCATCTCGACGCTCTTCTTGCGCGCGCGCGTCGAGCAGGACAGCGATTGGCGCTCCGGGTCATGTGCGCCGGGACGAACGAGCAGGAGATGTACGTACCCGAGTGGTTGCGCGCCAAAGGCTGTCCGGGGTTCTCGTACCAATACGAGGGACAGGGCCCGACGCACTGGGTCCCGGACATGGACAGCCCCATCTTCCTCGACGCCCACCTCGGCTTCATCGAGCGGCTCGCGGAGCGCTACGACGGTCACCCGGACATCGACCTGCTCGACATTGGTACCGTGGGCTTGTGGGGCGAGTGGCATATGAGCGGAACGGGCGTCGACGTCCCCTCATGGGCGACGCGCAGGCGCATCATCAACGCCTGGATGCGTGCCTTCCCACGCATGCCCAAAGTCATGCTGATCGGCGACGCGGAAGGCTTGTCCTACGCCGCCCAGAACGGATGCGGGTGGCGAGCGGACTGCCTCGGCGACATGGGCGGGTTCTCGAAGACCTGGAACCACATGGAGCACTTCTACCGCCAGCAGCTCGAACGCACCATGACGCGAGACGTATGGCGAACCGCGCCCGTCGCGTTCGAGTCCTGCTGGGATATGCGCAAGTGGGTCGGGGAAGGATGGGACGTGGGAGCCATCTTCGACTACGCACTCGACCTGCACGCCAGCTACGTGAACAACAAGTCCGCCCCGATCCCGCCCGACGCGAAGCGGGAGGTCGAGCGGCTGCTTCGCCGGCTAGGTTACCGGATCGTGATTCGGAGCGTCGAGCACCCGGATGCCGTCTACGCCGGAGCCGCGCTGCCCATCCATATGGAGTGGGGAAACGTCGGCGTCGCTCCGCCCTACCGCGATGACCGCGTCGCCGTTCGGCTGCGAAACACATCCTCGACGCACGTCGCCGTCACGACGCTCGGTCCGCCAGTCCGGGGCTGGACGCCGGGCACGATCCACCTCGACATACGGCTGTCGGTTCCCGAAGACGCACCGGCCGGGGACTATGCGCTTGAGATTGCTCTGTTGCCCCCGGACTCCCAGGAACCGGTTATCCGACTGGCGAATGAGGGCAGACAGTCAGACGGCTGGTATTGTGTCGGCGCGGTTCGGGTCGCCGAACGTCCGGTAGAGCGCTAG